Below is a genomic region from Erigeron canadensis isolate Cc75 chromosome 7, C_canadensis_v1, whole genome shotgun sequence.
GGAAAtactttttacatatataaaagggATATTTTTTGACTAATCATCagcattaatattattattgattaaaaataaaataatagtatgcgatttaattttaatggttcTATATCAAAGGTGGAATCCATTTAAAGGGTTTTTATTTACTTAAGAATGGATTTAGTACTTTGTTAAACGGAAATCTATTTTAGTGTTAATAGAATGATAAGAATAGCTAAAAACcatgaaaagcaaaaaaaatataaaaattagattTGATGATGTCGAAGTATTAGAGATTAGCATGATGCATTTTTGAGATACCATTATGGTCAATGGTGTACATAATTTAGATGGAATGTTGAGCTCGATATATTTGAGATATAAATGGAATGTTGATGTCGATTTATTTGAGATATAGAAAGAAAGTTTTAGGTGTACACATACTTATTTACGGTTTATAATTTGAGGGGGGTATTTTGTATACTTATATAAAGTGAAAGTATTAATATCGTCATTCTATAaacatgaaataattaaatttgatctaatggcttTAATTTAAAGTTGAAACTCATTCAAAGGTTcctatttgtttaggaatgaatttagaaccttgttatatatatattggtagatttagattatgtatttataatagggtaaattacacttttcgtccctgaagttggcagtTTTTTCACTTTTTCGTCCATAacgtttaaaaattacaattttaatcttaaagttGGCAACATTTTGCAATCAAGGTCCTTCCCCTAGACGGCGTTTGTTTTttgccgttaacgtacgcacgtgctaaaCACGTGAGAGTATTAATGTCATTTGTCCGTGCCAActttaaggacgaaaagtgaaaaacatgtcAACTCCAGgaacgaaaaatgtaatttacactataattttactttttttaatataaattttaaaaataaataaataaattttttcaatCTTTTCCCTGCTCCGATTCGAGTTCTCAAATTTTTGCTCTTTTTGTTTTGCATTCTTGCCCTTGATCAAAATGTTGGCACACACTTTTCTTCGGTCTTGACGGAAAACTTAAACTTCAGCAATAttgctttttatatatttttaactccattaatttaaaaagaaaactcaTTCTACAAAAACTTGGTCTCCAATTCTAAGCAGATTTCATTCACATCACGATATTAATTCAAGACCTATATAACTAGcttattaaatgaaattaaTACGACCAAAGATATTTACTATATTAGCGATCGATATATATAGTCTTCTAGACTTAAAAGAATAATCTTTTATGAACATCTTGATCAAGAAAAGGACTTCTTATATTACATCACCTTAACTTTAAAGTCTTCgacttttttttatcttcttcttttaatACAACAAAAATCAACAATATAATTTTTCTAACCTTCTACTTTTTAAGTATTAAACAAatgtacaaatttaaaaaaatcctcataaaacaaaaccaaaaaaagttGATGCATGATTGATCATGTCTTCCACTTCATAACCATCGATCGTATCTTTTGTTCTAATtaagaatcaaaagaaaatgTTGGTTTCAAAAGATCATAAGGTGCCCAAAGAGCATCTAATGGACATGGTCTTTCTGCATCTAGTCTCACCCATGGCTTTCCTTTACCACTCCAATGCAATAAACTAACCGGACCCGAATGCAAATCTCGACAAAGACCGCGAAAGTTATCGCCACCGAGCCCATGTTGGTTCCATCTATGATCAACTGGAACTATATTTCCAGCAAATACTAACAAAAAAGGTGGCAAGGAGCCTAATTCATATATTCTAATTCTTTTTTGTAATTCCATCCATTCTTCTATTTTTCTTGTATAGTCACCGACTCGCCACTGGTGCAAGTCAATGACCATGACGCCTGTGTTGAAATAACACGGGCGTCTGTTTGAAAAAGTCAATGCTAATGATGGGTTTGACCAAAAAGTAGGAGTGAAGTAAAATGTGAAATTGGCATTACAATATTCTGGTGCTGCTAATACTGATGGATGGTTAATTGGAGTTGATGCAAGTTTTGAAATATCATCTACTAAAATAATGTCTGAATCGAGATAGACGATTTTCGTGACGTGGGGTGGAAGAATTTCGGCTAAATAGCTTCGTGCGTAGTTAAGAGGACAGTCTAAGGCGGACCGGATAGAGGTGGAGATTAGGCCGGAAAGAGAGGAGGTGTTGAATGGGTAAATTTGGAAATTTAAGTAAGGGAATGAGGTGGTTATGGTGGCGCGTAGGAGTGACGCGTTTGATGATGTGGAGGTTATGAAATGGAAGATGATGTTTTGTGGGCATGAAGAATGTTGTAGGGTTGAAAGAATAGCGGCCATTGATCCACGGATGTAGGTTGAGTCTAGTGTCATGGCTACGTGGATTGTGGCGGTGTCAGTGGTGGTGGCGGTAACGGTGTTGTCATTTCTGCGGTGTGAACAGTCTGCGGCGTTGTAGAATTTTGGTGCTTCTTTGAATTGTTGTGATATTGTAGGGGTGGCGGAAATAGATGTGGTGACGTAAAACAGGATGAGGAAAAAGACGGTGGTGGATCGCGGTGGTTTATGGTGGATCATGGTGGTTTAGGTGAGGGGTTGGTGGTGTTAGATTTTAGAAAAATGGGAGATTTTTGTGGTATTTATGAGGGAGGGAGGGAGAAATGTTTCATTGGATTTGAAGCATGGACACGGTTTAGTCAAGtgtctttttaatgttttaagcatttttattattttaaatttgataGATGTTTAAAaacaagagaaaaaaaatgatattattttatattaaagatATAAGTTTGATgagtaataattattataaaagtgGAAATGAGCTGTAAGCTGACCTGACCCGATGACCGGCCTAACGAAAGGAAATAAGATTCAAAGTGAAAGGTAGCCGAATACACACTCACacaaaaaagattttcatatcaactaaatacttttattttgtaatttaattttaaaaaatatacaattatttGCTAATGAGTATaatttatagttattatttaacaATGACTGAAAACTCTAATAACAAACTCGGTTATTTAATTACTTTCGTATTAAATTTTAGTATTGTTCATTATTAAATTTCGAGATTAGTTATGTGCGGTTGATCACTAACACACCAAAGAATAATGAAAATCActtaacttaattaataaaaaagaaatgatattacTACAACAGAATTTAAACATCTACGACAATTTTTAGATAATTCAATTCATCAAAAGAGGATTACTAGCCAAGTAAACCAATATGACtaaatctaattaatttaatggCATATCATGATTGCCATTTGGTGTTATGAAACggaaataattattattgtactCCATGATAAACGGATGGTATGATATTGTCGATGTTCAAGTTATGCGTAAATGGTTAGTcttttaattcaaatatatGCATCTTatttagggatgacaaaaaaCCCGTACCCGATAGAGATTTCTGACACCCGATTTTTTTGGGCCGGACTCGGGTCCGGGTTTGCGGGTCTAGAGTCGGGTATGAggataaatttaatttttttggggTTCGAGACCGAAGTCGGTTTTAAATGAAAACCCATATACCCGAAACCCGCCCCCAACCTATATACCCCACccgttaataataataataataataataataataataataataaaaggctTAAATAATATAGTTGATttcattattaaagatttttcctCCTTTTTGATGCTGTAGtgtttcaaattatatactctaatGCAGTAATATTAGTAGCGAATTTCAGTACGCCTATATGACTCTACAAATAAGTATACAAATTGTTTCACAGCTAAGATTGTATTTAAGAGGGGCTATCAAGTTATTAGAATGAGAATTGATCTGTACACTACCCGATTTTGACCATACACCACCAAATATGTTATATAGTATTGTATTGTACAATACCTTAAAGCACATTTGGTGGTGTACAATCAAAAACAGATGATGTACAGATCATCTCCCGGATGCTTTATAGATGGTCATTGTTTAGATGGATATTAGTTTAAGTTTAAAtacttatatttaattttatcatttacaaaataataataatgataataacggATCCCTGTTTACTTGTAGGGAAACCTGTTATCCGACGGTTAGTTACTAAACGGGTCCGGTTTGGGACGGAGATTTTTAATCGAGTCCGGATCCAAGATTAGCGAAACTCAGATCATACTCGACCCGTTTTCATCCCTAATCTTATTTTGTGCATTAAAGAGACGaacaaaaagtttgaaaaatgcAAATGTCGGTTAGATGAGATCTCCTTTCTTATCTTAGTAGTTGTTTGGTATTTTGTGTGTTTGTTTAGTAGagttgaattttattttatttttttttttgtgcttTTTTCACGtattttttagtatttgttagtttcttattattattattttttaataaaatttaaatgttgtttaataataataaaaaatatactcatCTTATTTAGGGTATCAAGTGGTTGTTCAAtttatattacgagtatttgttATCACTCTAAGACTATATCTAGGATCTAATTTGATGTTAAAACATCATGTAAttgtgtatgtttttttttttttttttttgaacggcagcATGTAattgtgtatgtatgtgtgaAGAATGAAAAGAAGGCGTAAAATTGTATCATGTTTGACTTGCTAACGTAGGAAAAGAGCATTCTTGTACTATCATATCAATCATTAAACGAAACGATTTTCACTATACATGTATGCCAAGTCATTCATTTACGGTAAAAAGTACTTAGaaaaatcatcttcttcaataTGTACTCTCAATCATAGTTATCAAGtcgtaacttttgactcgactcgaaaatataattttttaacatgTGAATCGGAATGTGACTCGACCCGTCAGAGTCAAAACATTTTTAAGTATTACAGAATATAgcataattatatatgtgtgacgcctttaaaaacaaaatataagttcatgattttaataaagttaccaaaatattacatattcacTAGTTTTGAGACATAAATTACAGTTTATCTCCAAACTCccaataaaatgatcaaaactacatagataacatacaaaataatgtagCAAATTAagcataatatataatatataaacatagtatcaaattacaataattataagtttgcgACTCGTGACTTAGTCAAAATTCACACAACGACTCGTAAGATTCATGATAAAAACGAGTCTCCTGACGAATCGACTCGTTTTTGATGTAAACCGACTCAACTCGTGGCTCGTAAGAGTTTAGCAACTAtgctatttcttttttttttttgaaaagtgaatttcgcttgaaactttgtgtcgtgattcgatagcgagaggtctaacatacattgtcttaaccgggtccacgctagagagcttcctcgaagtagaaatgtctatttcaaatacccaatagGGGAAAACCCCTTACTAATCCggccgaaggcacgacgattgataagggtaaactctgccccctcaaacttgaacctgggtatacccaagccaaacccTTATTAaaggactacctatatctcaaaaTTGATGCAATATATGAGGATTCAAACCTGAGACTTATAGATTATCAGGGAAACTCCAAACCACTATACCAACTCAAGTTAGTCACCAACTATGCTCTTTCTAATGCTATCAATCAATATGATTAGTCACCATCTATCAACATCTTACTTTcacaatttctttctttttaatggtTCATATTTTTCGTATATGAATCATATCACGCAAACATGTCAAAATCTTCATTTGGTCGATCAATGTCAtt
It encodes:
- the LOC122607283 gene encoding probable galacturonosyltransferase-like 1 — encoded protein: MIHHKPPRSTTVFFLILFYVTTSISATPTISQQFKEAPKFYNAADCSHRRNDNTVTATTTDTATIHVAMTLDSTYIRGSMAAILSTLQHSSCPQNIIFHFITSTSSNASLLRATITTSFPYLNFQIYPFNTSSLSGLISTSIRSALDCPLNYARSYLAEILPPHVTKIVYLDSDIILVDDISKLASTPINHPSVLAAPEYCNANFTFYFTPTFWSNPSLALTFSNRRPCYFNTGVMVIDLHQWRVGDYTRKIEEWMELQKRIRIYELGSLPPFLLVFAGNIVPVDHRWNQHGLGGDNFRGLCRDLHSGPVSLLHWSGKGKPWVRLDAERPCPLDALWAPYDLLKPTFSFDS